Proteins from a single region of Haloplanus sp. GDY1:
- a CDS encoding universal stress protein — protein sequence MLSGVLARAVAAVRRIRRLERRELGAFGRWIQHTGNLLHLTVLVAVPLLIALVTLISNALAELSFLLFPPLASGAYTLFSDPEGRYASPWKFTVGLVVGACCGWAALRLSAPLPIGSATVSPASAALSIFLTGAVTWLLDVEEPAAFSTALLVLVTDDASPEAYVTSVAAFGALVAGVFSLWRSRFYERRAQYLYDTAQGDDHVLVPMRGDPAAAETTALFGATLAAAHDAGKVVLLAVLDPESGADGGAEAEVGSPSADDPDPAATRDAAERLEATARTVRTRAGVPCEVVVARGSPVRTTVETAANTNCDLVVAPYEEDRGLLSPYVRGVFESRFDAVAFRSTTGTRRWDRVLVTVARPGDTAHAMLDFAARLAGPSGSLSVCTCIDAEVERRRAESRLADLAETVDADVETRVARSRVTEFIGANAGAYDLLIVGSSGDRSRASRFLSPPTFERLHEVDCDVAVVDRGQP from the coding sequence ATGCTCTCGGGGGTCCTCGCCCGCGCCGTCGCCGCCGTTCGCCGAATTCGGCGGCTGGAACGGCGCGAACTCGGGGCCTTCGGCCGCTGGATCCAGCACACCGGCAACCTCCTCCACCTGACCGTGCTGGTGGCGGTCCCCCTGCTCATCGCTCTCGTGACGCTCATCTCGAACGCGCTGGCGGAACTCTCCTTCCTCCTCTTCCCGCCGCTCGCCTCCGGCGCGTACACGCTCTTTTCCGACCCCGAGGGCCGCTACGCCTCGCCGTGGAAGTTCACCGTCGGCCTCGTCGTCGGTGCGTGTTGCGGGTGGGCGGCGCTGCGCCTCTCGGCGCCGCTCCCCATCGGGTCGGCGACCGTCTCGCCGGCCAGCGCCGCCCTCTCCATCTTCCTGACGGGCGCCGTGACGTGGCTCCTCGACGTGGAGGAGCCCGCGGCCTTCTCGACGGCGCTGCTCGTCCTCGTCACCGACGACGCCTCGCCCGAGGCCTACGTGACGAGCGTCGCCGCCTTCGGCGCCCTCGTCGCCGGCGTCTTCTCCCTCTGGCGGTCGCGGTTCTACGAGCGCCGCGCCCAGTACCTCTACGACACTGCACAGGGCGACGACCACGTCCTCGTCCCGATGCGCGGCGATCCCGCGGCCGCCGAGACGACGGCCCTGTTCGGCGCCACCCTCGCCGCCGCCCACGACGCCGGCAAGGTGGTGTTGTTGGCGGTTCTCGACCCCGAATCCGGGGCCGACGGGGGGGCCGAGGCCGAGGTGGGCTCCCCGTCCGCGGACGACCCCGACCCCGCGGCGACGCGGGACGCCGCCGAGCGACTGGAGGCGACGGCCCGGACGGTTCGAACGCGGGCCGGCGTCCCCTGCGAGGTGGTCGTCGCGCGCGGGTCGCCCGTCCGGACGACGGTGGAGACGGCGGCGAACACCAACTGCGACCTGGTGGTCGCGCCCTACGAGGAGGACCGGGGGCTGCTCTCGCCGTACGTTCGCGGCGTGTTCGAGAGCCGGTTCGACGCCGTCGCCTTCCGGTCGACGACGGGCACGCGCCGGTGGGACCGCGTACTCGTGACCGTCGCTCGTCCGGGCGACACCGCCCACGCGATGCTCGATTTCGCGGCGCGGCTGGCCGGGCCGAGCGGGAGTCTGAGCGTCTGTACCTGCATCGACGCGGAGGTGGAGCGCCGGCGCGCCGAGTCGCGACTGGCCGACCTGGCGGAGACGGTCGACGCCGACGTGGAGACGCGGGTGGCCCGGAGCCGCGTCACGGAGTTCATCGGCGCCAACGCCGGCGCGTACGACCTGCTGATCGTCGGGTCCTCGGGCGACCGCTCCCGTGCCTCCCGGTTTCTCTCGCCGCCCACCTTCGAGCGACTGCACGAGGTGGACTGCGACGTGGCGGTCGTCGACCGGGGACAGCCGTAG
- a CDS encoding NAD-binding protein — protein sequence MAVSRGGRLVGVRAAVGLTLLAGALSMVTGIVHMSSPVGRPLVPFVPPVARTTAGFTGTLTGFLLLASALGLRRGLRAAWYATLCLLVVSAGQGLVQASETSIPLVVLSLLALPAVALNRRRFDRSVDFTATQLAALLALGGSQVYITAGAYALREEFGGIDTLVDAVYFAVVTSSTVGYGDITPQTAVARLFGISALVVGTASFAIALGVLLTPAIEARLVKALGKMTQSELDLLDDHVLVLGHGDLTEAIIQELRDKATFLVVVPDGETARTLGERGIDTLTGDTSDEATLRRAHIEEARAVVAATNDDAADALAILTARHLAPEVHIVAAATHRENVDKLRRAGADTVISPASIGGHLLVESALGGRDVDTEAVADRLLDEL from the coding sequence ATGGCTGTGAGTCGTGGTGGGCGACTCGTCGGCGTGCGGGCGGCGGTGGGGCTGACGCTCCTCGCGGGCGCGCTCTCGATGGTGACCGGCATCGTACACATGAGTTCGCCCGTCGGCCGACCGCTCGTCCCCTTCGTCCCGCCGGTCGCGCGAACGACGGCGGGGTTCACCGGCACGCTCACCGGATTTCTCCTCCTCGCGAGCGCGCTCGGCCTGCGTCGCGGCCTGCGCGCCGCGTGGTACGCCACGCTCTGCTTGCTCGTGGTGTCGGCGGGACAGGGGCTCGTCCAGGCGAGCGAAACGTCGATTCCGCTCGTCGTGCTGTCGCTGCTCGCCCTCCCGGCCGTCGCGCTCAACCGCCGCCGCTTCGACCGGTCGGTCGACTTCACGGCGACGCAGCTGGCCGCCCTGCTGGCGCTCGGCGGGTCACAGGTGTACATCACCGCGGGCGCGTACGCGCTCCGGGAGGAGTTCGGCGGCATCGACACCCTCGTCGACGCCGTCTACTTCGCCGTCGTCACCTCCAGCACCGTCGGCTACGGCGACATCACGCCGCAAACCGCGGTGGCGCGACTGTTCGGCATCTCGGCGCTCGTCGTCGGCACCGCGAGTTTCGCCATCGCCCTCGGGGTCCTGCTGACGCCCGCCATCGAAGCCCGACTCGTCAAGGCACTCGGAAAGATGACACAATCAGAACTCGACCTGCTCGACGACCACGTGCTCGTCCTCGGTCACGGCGACCTGACCGAGGCGATCATTCAGGAACTGCGCGACAAAGCGACCTTCCTCGTCGTCGTCCCGGACGGCGAGACGGCCCGGACGCTCGGGGAGCGGGGCATCGACACCCTCACCGGCGACACCAGCGACGAGGCGACGCTCCGGCGCGCCCACATCGAGGAGGCGCGGGCCGTCGTCGCCGCGACGAACGACGACGCGGCGGACGCGCTGGCGATACTGACGGCGCGACACCTCGCCCCGGAGGTCCACATCGTCGCCGCGGCGACCCACCGCGAGAACGTCGACAAACTCCGGCGGGCGGGGGCGGATACGGTCATCAGCCCCGCGAGCATCGGCGGCCACCTGCTCGTCGAGTCGGCACTCGGGGGGCGGGACGTGGACACCGAGGCCGTCGCGGATCGCTTGCTCGACGAACTGTAG
- a CDS encoding potassium channel family protein, with product MASLPVEVLFGIYLGILTGIVPALVAWGLGFAFKYITGVTIPGFGVMVLAVAIAGINGGLLALNDPTFTQSSNQVRLTVAVVVVLMISLYAHNAGDRMGAEFPRKLSLRKLTERTLSTDAIELVGGRGQVRVNVAGDVGDMEGYPPVPADLRREIREWTGSFAADVPVAELETRVADRLRTEFDLADVAVTLDERGRATVSAAPPLGGLSKRVPAGKRGVSVRALLPTGTARGDEVSLVTPDRTYDGGVVSLRSDRSRDAAAAAAAAPPPATDDAAAAPPPSPTLPVADGGDGRVTVAVDAGAAESLLGATVDRLVIRSRGTRREYELLSLLRQAGDRIRKVTLREGSPVAGTTIGDAALRDTYGVTVLAVRHEGRWQFAPRGSQALAAGDDLFVVGKLDAVVAFREAVA from the coding sequence ATGGCATCCCTCCCCGTCGAAGTCCTCTTCGGCATCTATCTCGGGATTCTGACCGGCATCGTCCCGGCGCTCGTCGCGTGGGGGCTCGGGTTCGCGTTCAAGTACATCACCGGCGTCACCATCCCCGGATTCGGTGTCATGGTCCTCGCGGTGGCCATCGCCGGGATCAACGGCGGGTTGCTGGCGCTGAACGACCCCACCTTCACCCAGTCGTCGAATCAGGTCCGCCTGACCGTCGCCGTCGTCGTCGTCCTGATGATCTCGCTGTACGCGCACAACGCCGGCGACCGGATGGGCGCGGAGTTCCCGCGGAAACTCTCCCTGCGAAAGCTCACCGAGCGCACCCTCTCGACGGACGCCATCGAACTCGTCGGGGGACGGGGACAGGTCCGCGTGAACGTCGCTGGCGACGTGGGCGACATGGAGGGCTACCCGCCCGTCCCCGCGGACCTCCGGCGCGAGATCCGCGAGTGGACCGGCTCCTTCGCCGCCGACGTGCCCGTGGCCGAACTGGAGACGCGCGTGGCCGACCGCCTCCGAACGGAGTTCGACCTCGCGGACGTCGCCGTCACGCTCGACGAACGCGGCCGGGCGACGGTGAGCGCCGCCCCGCCCCTCGGCGGCCTCTCGAAGCGCGTCCCCGCCGGCAAGCGCGGCGTCTCCGTCCGTGCCCTCCTGCCGACCGGCACCGCCCGCGGCGACGAGGTGTCGCTCGTGACTCCCGACCGGACCTACGACGGGGGCGTCGTGAGCCTGCGAAGCGACCGCTCGCGCGACGCCGCGGCGGCCGCGGCGGCCGCTCCGCCCCCGGCCACCGACGACGCCGCCGCGGCGCCACCCCCCTCGCCGACGCTCCCCGTCGCGGACGGCGGCGACGGCCGGGTGACCGTCGCCGTCGACGCGGGCGCGGCGGAGTCGCTGCTCGGGGCGACCGTCGACCGCCTCGTGATCCGGTCGCGCGGGACGCGCCGCGAGTACGAACTCCTCAGCCTGCTCCGGCAGGCGGGCGACCGGATCCGGAAGGTCACGCTCCGGGAGGGATCCCCCGTCGCGGGGACGACCATCGGCGACGCGGCGCTGCGGGACACCTACGGCGTGACGGTCCTCGCGGTGCGCCACGAGGGGCGCTGGCAGTTCGCCCCCCGCGGCTCCCAGGCGCTCGCGGCCGGCGACGACCTGTTCGTGGTCGGGAAACTCGACGCCGTCGTGGCGTTCCGGGAGGCGGTCGCGTGA
- a CDS encoding potassium transporter TrkA, whose amino-acid sequence MTGLLQVSVPAVEPALLRTVTRLIALGVGAALVSGVAALLYRWYTKLRLPLPLSMLLGLSVVALTLNTVGVFTDLLSGETGIFSVAAVVFNLLALGTGAVAAPAGRLVGDRIATDVFAFAGVKELDVEVSRIVRSVGRITDVTLPEDPDDIGDMEGYDPVSPATKETLAGKTLIFPRRLTVADLEARLVTRLQDDYDVGHVDVELSADGTVEYLALGSRATGLGPTLAPGTVAVAVRADPANAASPGDRVQVWRTDPDPRRVLTAELRAHVDDVATLAVDEEDATRLDAATTYRLVTLPSEPQAEREFASLLRAAEETMYVVTVDAGSDLDGTPVDELDVTVVAVRDTDGGIDTLARDRTLAAGDEVYLVSRSETFRRLEARSSPGET is encoded by the coding sequence GTGACCGGGCTCCTCCAGGTGTCGGTCCCGGCCGTCGAGCCGGCCCTCCTCCGGACGGTCACCCGCCTGATCGCGCTCGGGGTCGGTGCGGCCCTCGTCAGCGGCGTCGCCGCGCTGCTCTACCGGTGGTACACCAAGCTCCGACTCCCGCTTCCCCTGTCGATGCTCCTCGGCCTCTCGGTCGTCGCGCTGACGCTCAACACCGTCGGGGTCTTCACCGACCTGTTGAGCGGCGAGACGGGCATCTTCTCGGTCGCCGCCGTGGTGTTCAACCTGCTGGCGCTGGGCACTGGCGCCGTCGCCGCGCCGGCCGGCCGCCTGGTCGGCGACCGGATCGCCACCGACGTGTTCGCGTTCGCGGGCGTGAAGGAACTCGACGTCGAGGTGAGCCGAATCGTCCGCTCGGTCGGACGGATCACCGACGTGACGCTGCCCGAGGACCCCGACGACATCGGGGACATGGAGGGATACGACCCCGTCTCCCCCGCCACGAAGGAGACGCTCGCGGGCAAGACGCTCATCTTCCCCCGACGGCTGACCGTCGCCGACCTGGAGGCGCGCCTCGTCACCCGCCTGCAGGACGACTACGACGTCGGCCACGTCGACGTGGAACTGTCCGCCGACGGGACCGTCGAGTACCTCGCGCTCGGGAGTCGGGCGACCGGCCTCGGCCCGACGCTCGCACCGGGAACCGTCGCCGTCGCCGTCCGGGCCGACCCCGCCAACGCCGCCAGCCCCGGCGACCGCGTGCAGGTGTGGCGGACCGACCCCGACCCGAGACGCGTGCTGACCGCCGAGCTTCGGGCCCACGTCGACGACGTGGCCACCCTCGCCGTCGACGAGGAGGACGCGACCCGACTCGACGCCGCGACGACCTACCGGCTGGTGACGCTACCGTCCGAACCGCAGGCCGAACGCGAGTTCGCCTCGCTCCTGCGGGCGGCCGAGGAGACGATGTACGTCGTCACCGTCGACGCGGGCAGCGACCTCGATGGGACGCCCGTCGACGAACTCGACGTCACGGTCGTCGCGGTCAGGGATACCGACGGCGGGATCGACACGCTCGCCCGCGACCGAACCCTCGCCGCCGGCGACGAGGTGTATCTCGTGAGCCGATCGGAGACCTTCCGCCGGTTGGAGGCCCGGAGCAGCCCGGGCGAGACGTAA
- a CDS encoding ubiquitin-like small modifier protein 1 encodes MQWKLFADLAEVAGDREVRVDVGPGATVGDALDALFETRPALRERVLDDSGAVADHINVLRNGESVHAADGLDTTLSEGDELALFPPVSGGMR; translated from the coding sequence ATGCAGTGGAAGTTGTTCGCGGACCTCGCGGAGGTGGCCGGTGATCGGGAGGTTCGCGTCGACGTCGGACCGGGCGCGACGGTCGGCGACGCGCTCGACGCACTGTTCGAGACGCGACCGGCGCTCCGTGAGCGCGTCCTCGACGACTCCGGGGCGGTCGCCGACCACATCAACGTCCTCCGCAACGGCGAGAGCGTCCACGCGGCCGACGGCCTCGACACGACGCTCTCGGAAGGTGACGAACTGGCGCTGTTCCCGCCGGTGAGCGGCGGGATGCGTTAG
- a CDS encoding ubiquinol-cytochrome c reductase iron-sulfur subunit, which yields MSADDKYPEESGRRRFVKGVVGGSALAGVGALGTVTVNSATASPGAGGGSTQAWAIENTGGPAPRGMPQIPIEIDSEGYIKGIWPDVETVTQGGRQIRIAEMDLGGSTYSSEWFQYCGVEGYAGIQPGYESENYFRSGSNPAYDWQSSAKEEGDRFHVDDFSDYESWGNGIGDPGTGKPASGRWRSEDAQDVIPIQLLRSPRIEEAAQDDEWLQASTSEGFIAWLNKCTHFCCVPGYKQSADAARFGNPNNVYCQCHQSMYDPFNIVQTLFIARPRPD from the coding sequence ATGAGCGCGGACGACAAGTATCCCGAAGAGAGCGGCCGGCGACGGTTCGTGAAAGGGGTCGTCGGCGGCTCGGCGCTCGCCGGGGTCGGCGCCCTCGGGACGGTCACCGTCAACAGCGCGACCGCCTCGCCGGGGGCCGGTGGTGGGAGCACTCAGGCGTGGGCCATCGAGAACACCGGCGGGCCGGCGCCGCGTGGCATGCCCCAGATCCCCATCGAGATCGACTCCGAGGGGTACATCAAGGGCATCTGGCCCGACGTCGAGACCGTCACGCAGGGTGGACGACAGATCCGGATCGCCGAGATGGACCTCGGCGGGTCGACGTACTCCTCCGAGTGGTTCCAGTACTGCGGCGTCGAGGGGTACGCGGGCATCCAGCCGGGCTACGAGAGCGAGAACTACTTCCGATCGGGGTCGAACCCCGCCTACGACTGGCAGTCCTCGGCCAAGGAGGAGGGCGACCGCTTCCACGTCGACGACTTCAGCGACTACGAATCCTGGGGCAACGGCATCGGCGACCCGGGCACCGGGAAGCCCGCGAGCGGCCGGTGGCGCTCCGAGGACGCCCAGGACGTGATCCCCATTCAGCTCCTCCGGAGCCCTCGGATCGAGGAGGCCGCCCAGGACGACGAGTGGCTACAGGCGAGCACCTCCGAGGGATTCATCGCGTGGCTCAACAAGTGTACCCACTTCTGCTGTGTGCCCGGCTACAAGCAGTCGGCCGACGCCGCCCGGTTCGGCAACCCCAACAACGTCTACTGTCAGTGCCACCAGTCGATGTACGACCCGTTCAACATCGTCCAGACGCTGTTCATCGCGCGGCCGCGCCCCGACTAA
- a CDS encoding aldo/keto reductase has protein sequence MDLPRLGFGTYRLTDPDRCRTAVETALETGYRHVDTAEYYGNEEAVGGGIVESDVPREDVTVASKVWRDRLAREDFLASARERVDLLGVDSLDLLYVHWPLDTYDPDETLPALVEARDRGLTREVGLSNFTPDLLDEAIDRLGEPPAAHQVELHPLCQQAALRAHARRHDYWLVAYAPLARNAVADVPEIRAVAEKHDATPAQVSLAWALSKERVAVVPKSGTPAHVRENFAARDLDLDDEDVARIDGIEEERRVVDFPNAPWN, from the coding sequence ATGGACCTGCCGCGACTCGGCTTCGGGACCTACCGGCTGACCGATCCGGACCGCTGTCGCACCGCCGTCGAGACGGCCCTGGAGACGGGCTATCGTCACGTCGACACCGCCGAGTACTACGGCAACGAGGAAGCGGTCGGCGGGGGCATCGTGGAGAGCGACGTACCCCGCGAGGACGTGACCGTCGCCTCGAAGGTGTGGCGCGACCGGCTGGCTCGCGAGGACTTCCTCGCCAGCGCGCGCGAACGGGTCGACCTGCTCGGCGTCGACTCGCTCGACCTGCTGTACGTCCACTGGCCGCTGGACACCTACGACCCCGACGAGACGCTTCCGGCGCTGGTCGAGGCCCGGGATCGGGGGCTGACCCGGGAGGTCGGCCTCAGTAACTTCACGCCCGACCTGCTCGACGAGGCCATCGACCGCCTCGGCGAACCGCCGGCCGCCCACCAGGTGGAACTCCACCCGCTCTGCCAGCAGGCGGCCCTCCGAGCGCACGCCCGCCGCCACGACTACTGGCTCGTCGCGTACGCGCCCCTCGCGCGCAACGCCGTCGCGGACGTGCCGGAGATCAGGGCGGTCGCCGAGAAACACGACGCCACGCCGGCGCAGGTGTCGCTCGCGTGGGCGCTCTCGAAGGAGCGAGTCGCCGTCGTCCCGAAGTCGGGGACGCCGGCGCACGTCCGCGAGAACTTCGCGGCGCGGGACCTCGACCTCGACGACGAGGACGTGGCGCGGATCGACGGCATCGAGGAGGAACGGCGGGTCGTCGACTTTCCGAACGCCCCGTGGAACTGA
- the pyrG gene encoding glutamine hydrolyzing CTP synthase yields the protein MPTEPETGYDPELGRKFVFVTGGVMSGLGKGITAASTGRLLSNAGFDVTAVKIDPYLNVDAGTMNPYQHGEVYVLKDGGEVDLDLGNYERFLGTDMTFDHNVTTGKTYKHVIEKERSGDYLGNTVQIIPHITDDIKRRIREAAEGTDVCLVEVGGTVGDIEGMPYLEALRQFSHEEDDEDVLFTHVTLVPYSKNGEQKTKPTQHSVKELRSIGLQPDVLVGRCEDRLDPETKEKIALFCDVPTDAVFSNPDVEDIYHVPLMVEEEGLDEYVMEQLDIADEALPKEDRDSRWRELVTRERTGEIEVALVGKYALEDAYISIHEALKHAGIQKQVEVDVLWVDADEMRDHHTERLREADAVVVPGGFGSRGAEGKIEAIRYARENDVPFLGLCLGFQMAVVEYARNVLGLEGAHSAEIDEGTPYPVIDLLPEQYDLEDLGGTMRLGAHTTDIVEDTLAHEVYGAASCTERHRHRYEVNPEYIDDLEAGELTFSGRAGNRMEIVELDDHPYFLGTQFHPEFRSRPDRASPPFVGLVETVLDRTVEEREVEV from the coding sequence ATGCCGACGGAACCCGAGACAGGGTACGACCCGGAACTGGGTCGGAAGTTCGTTTTCGTAACGGGGGGTGTCATGTCCGGGCTCGGCAAGGGGATCACGGCCGCCAGCACCGGCCGTCTCCTGTCGAACGCGGGCTTCGACGTGACCGCCGTAAAGATCGACCCGTACCTGAACGTCGACGCGGGGACGATGAATCCCTACCAGCACGGGGAGGTGTACGTGCTGAAAGACGGCGGGGAGGTCGACCTGGACCTGGGGAACTACGAGCGGTTCCTCGGGACCGACATGACGTTCGACCACAACGTCACGACGGGGAAGACGTACAAACACGTCATCGAGAAGGAGCGGTCGGGCGACTACCTGGGCAACACGGTGCAGATCATCCCCCACATCACCGACGACATCAAGCGGCGCATCCGCGAGGCCGCCGAGGGGACCGACGTGTGTCTCGTCGAGGTCGGGGGGACCGTAGGCGACATCGAGGGGATGCCCTACCTCGAAGCGCTCCGCCAGTTCTCCCACGAGGAGGACGACGAGGACGTGCTGTTCACCCACGTGACGCTCGTTCCCTACTCCAAGAACGGCGAGCAGAAGACCAAGCCGACCCAGCACAGCGTGAAGGAACTGCGCTCGATCGGCCTCCAGCCGGACGTGCTGGTCGGCCGGTGCGAGGACCGCCTCGACCCCGAGACCAAAGAGAAGATCGCGCTGTTCTGTGACGTGCCCACCGACGCCGTGTTCTCGAACCCCGACGTCGAGGACATCTACCACGTCCCCCTGATGGTCGAGGAGGAGGGACTGGACGAGTACGTGATGGAGCAACTGGACATCGCGGACGAGGCGCTCCCGAAGGAGGACCGCGACAGTCGGTGGCGCGAACTCGTCACGCGGGAGCGCACCGGCGAGATCGAGGTGGCGCTGGTCGGCAAGTACGCCCTCGAAGACGCGTACATCTCCATCCACGAGGCGCTGAAGCACGCGGGCATCCAGAAACAGGTCGAGGTGGACGTCCTCTGGGTCGACGCCGACGAGATGCGCGACCACCACACCGAACGCCTCCGCGAGGCGGACGCGGTGGTCGTCCCCGGCGGCTTCGGCTCCCGGGGCGCCGAGGGGAAGATCGAGGCGATCCGGTACGCCCGCGAGAACGACGTCCCCTTCCTCGGGCTCTGTCTCGGCTTCCAGATGGCGGTCGTCGAGTACGCGCGGAACGTCCTCGGTCTGGAGGGAGCCCACTCCGCGGAGATCGACGAGGGGACGCCCTACCCCGTGATCGACCTCCTTCCCGAGCAGTACGACCTCGAAGACCTCGGCGGGACGATGCGGCTCGGGGCCCACACGACCGACATCGTCGAGGACACCCTCGCCCACGAGGTGTACGGCGCCGCCTCCTGCACCGAGCGCCACCGCCACCGCTACGAGGTCAATCCCGAGTACATCGACGACCTCGAAGCCGGCGAGCTTACCTTCTCGGGGCGCGCTGGCAACCGCATGGAGATCGTCGAACTCGACGACCACCCGTACTTCCTGGGGACGCAGTTCCACCCCGAGTTCCGCTCGCGCCCCGACCGCGCGAGTCCGCCCTTCGTCGGCCTCGTCGAGACCGTCCTCGACCGCACCGTCGAGGAACGGGAGGTGGAGGTCTGA
- the guaA gene encoding glutamine-hydrolyzing GMP synthase, whose product MVDVDEFIEEATEEIADEVGDENAIIALSGGVDSSVAAALAYRAIGDRLTPVYVDTGLMRKGETEGIRETFAFMDSLRIVEAQDRFLDALSGVTDPEEKRHVIGESFIREFEREAREADADYLVQGTIYPDRIESEGNIKSHHNVGGLPDVIDFEGIVEPVRDLYKDEVREVARALDLEEVVSERMPFPGPGLAVRILGEVTEEKLDVAREACHVVEEEVAEHDPWQAFAAVIGKATGVKGDNRVHGWVVAVRSVESRDGMTARAQDLPWETLQRIQSRITGENENVARVVYDVTHKPPATIEYE is encoded by the coding sequence ATGGTCGACGTCGACGAGTTCATCGAGGAGGCCACCGAGGAAATCGCCGACGAGGTCGGCGACGAGAACGCCATCATCGCGCTCTCGGGCGGGGTCGACTCCTCGGTCGCGGCCGCGCTGGCCTACCGCGCCATCGGCGACCGCCTCACGCCCGTCTACGTCGACACCGGACTGATGCGGAAAGGGGAGACCGAGGGGATCCGGGAGACGTTCGCGTTCATGGACAGCCTGCGGATCGTCGAGGCCCAGGACCGCTTCCTCGACGCCCTCTCGGGAGTGACCGATCCCGAGGAGAAGCGCCACGTCATCGGCGAGTCGTTCATCCGGGAGTTCGAACGCGAGGCTCGGGAGGCCGACGCCGACTACCTCGTCCAGGGGACCATCTACCCCGACCGCATCGAGAGCGAGGGCAACATCAAGTCCCACCACAACGTCGGCGGCCTGCCCGACGTCATCGACTTCGAGGGCATCGTCGAACCCGTCCGCGACCTCTACAAGGACGAGGTTCGCGAGGTGGCCCGCGCGCTGGACCTGGAGGAGGTGGTCTCGGAGCGGATGCCGTTCCCCGGGCCGGGACTGGCCGTCCGCATCCTCGGCGAGGTGACCGAGGAGAAACTCGACGTCGCGCGCGAGGCGTGTCACGTCGTCGAGGAGGAGGTGGCGGAACACGACCCGTGGCAGGCCTTCGCGGCCGTCATCGGCAAGGCGACGGGCGTGAAAGGCGACAACCGCGTCCACGGCTGGGTGGTCGCCGTCCGCTCGGTCGAGAGCCGAGACGGCATGACCGCCCGCGCACAGGACCTCCCCTGGGAGACGCTCCAGCGCATCCAGAGCCGCATCACCGGCGAGAACGAGAACGTCGCGCGGGTCGTCTACGACGTGACGCACAAACCCCCCGCGACCATCGAGTACGAGTGA
- a CDS encoding DUF7126 family protein — protein MTRAILAGPDDAGLGTALEAEGIEVTRVEGVLTGSVLDDAGLADADLFVLTDLDEATAISVAKDRNPDVRVVVYCHDTLPEFARGQADLAMDPALFGVDMVAEELA, from the coding sequence GTGACCCGAGCCATCCTCGCGGGTCCGGACGACGCCGGTCTCGGCACCGCCCTGGAGGCGGAAGGCATCGAGGTGACCCGCGTCGAGGGCGTCCTCACCGGATCGGTCCTCGACGACGCCGGCCTGGCCGACGCCGACCTGTTCGTCCTCACGGACCTCGACGAGGCGACGGCCATCTCCGTCGCCAAGGACCGAAACCCCGACGTGCGGGTCGTGGTGTACTGCCACGACACCCTCCCCGAGTTCGCCCGCGGACAGGCCGACCTCGCGATGGATCCGGCGCTGTTCGGCGTCGACATGGTCGCCGAGGAACTGGCCTGA
- a CDS encoding cupin domain-containing protein, producing MTLDRLESLDPDPEEVLTAELVVSDDVLVKAFALGPDAELDPHEHGDSTNVFHVLRGTVTVIQGETEEPIPAPGVVHHDRGVVHGARNDTGEVAVFTASLCPMPGSG from the coding sequence ATGACCCTCGACCGACTGGAGTCGCTCGACCCCGACCCCGAGGAGGTGCTGACGGCGGAACTGGTCGTCAGCGACGACGTGCTGGTGAAGGCCTTCGCGCTCGGTCCCGACGCGGAACTGGATCCTCACGAACACGGCGACAGCACGAACGTCTTCCACGTGCTCCGGGGGACCGTGACGGTGATTCAGGGAGAGACCGAGGAGCCGATCCCGGCGCCCGGCGTCGTCCACCACGACCGCGGCGTCGTCCACGGCGCCCGGAACGACACGGGGGAGGTGGCGGTCTTCACCGCCAGCCTCTGTCCGATGCCCGGATCCGGATGA